The following coding sequences lie in one Bacteroidota bacterium genomic window:
- the gcvT gene encoding glycine cleavage system aminomethyltransferase GcvT, producing the protein METTSTELKSVALENKHIALGAKMVPFAGYNMPVSYSGLNDEHATVRNAMGVFDVSHMGEFILKGEHALDLIQRVTSNDAAVLADGKIQYSCLPNDKGGIVDDLLVYRMNQNEYMLVVNASNIEKDWNWISKFNTKGVEMKNISDDVSLLAVQGPKAILALQKLTDINLSEIPYYTFKKGKFNGEENVVISNTGYTGAGGFEIYFANEVADKMWDAIFQAGAEFGIKPIGLGARDTLRLEMGFCLYGNDINDTTSPVEAGLGWITKFTKEFTNSKALLEQKEKGVSKKLVGFEMIDRGIPRHDYPIADANGNVIGIVTSGTQSPSLNKAIGMGYVPTAFAKADSEIFIMIRDKAIKAKVVKIPFYKA; encoded by the coding sequence ATGGAAACTACATCAACAGAATTAAAATCAGTAGCATTAGAAAATAAACACATTGCTTTAGGAGCAAAAATGGTTCCTTTTGCCGGATACAATATGCCCGTTTCTTACAGCGGATTAAATGACGAACATGCAACCGTTAGAAATGCAATGGGCGTTTTTGACGTAAGCCACATGGGTGAATTTATTTTAAAAGGTGAACATGCACTGGATTTAATTCAACGTGTTACTTCGAATGATGCAGCTGTTCTTGCAGATGGCAAAATTCAATATTCTTGTTTGCCAAATGATAAAGGTGGAATTGTAGATGATTTATTGGTATACCGAATGAATCAAAATGAATACATGTTGGTGGTGAACGCTTCTAATATTGAAAAAGATTGGAACTGGATTAGCAAGTTCAATACCAAAGGGGTGGAGATGAAAAATATTTCGGATGATGTTTCTTTGTTAGCCGTTCAAGGACCGAAAGCCATTTTGGCGTTGCAAAAGTTAACAGATATTAACCTTTCGGAGATTCCTTATTATACATTTAAAAAAGGAAAATTTAATGGAGAAGAAAATGTAGTAATTTCCAATACTGGTTACACCGGAGCGGGTGGATTCGAAATTTATTTTGCAAATGAAGTAGCAGATAAAATGTGGGATGCAATTTTTCAAGCAGGAGCAGAGTTTGGCATTAAGCCGATTGGTTTAGGTGCACGCGATACCTTGCGTTTGGAAATGGGTTTCTGTTTATATGGAAACGATATCAATGATACAACTTCCCCAGTTGAAGCAGGATTGGGTTGGATTACCAAATTCACAAAAGAGTTCACCAACAGCAAAGCTTTGTTGGAACAAAAAGAAAAAGGTGTTTCCAAAAAATTGGTGGGCTTCGAAATGATTGATCGTGGTATTCCTCGTCACGATTACCCGATTGCAGATGCAAACGGAAACGTAATTGGAATTGTAACTTCAGGAACACAGTCGCCTTCATTAAATAAAGCCATCGGTATGGGATATGTCCCAACCGCATTTGCTAAAGCAGATTCTGAAATTTTTATCATGATTCGCGATAAAGCAATTAAAGCGAAAGTTGTGAAAATTCCTTTTTATAAAGCTTAA
- a CDS encoding 2-phosphosulfolactate phosphatase, protein MEKKIIVDVCLSPYLYPVHHRDDAIVVVIDILRATTAMCAAFHHGVDKMIPVATVEEATEYKKQGFMVGAERNGIPLEGFDFGNSPFSYMTEKIKGQTIVISTTNGTQAIEAARNAHQVVVGAFTNITALCDYLVSQNRSVLLLCSGWKNRFNWEDSIFAGAVTTRLFEAGLHNTGDAAKAMSFLYEQSQKSQIKFIRNSSHAERLAAMGLKKDIKYCFQLDQTTAIPVLQGKYLVKLP, encoded by the coding sequence ATGGAAAAGAAAATAATTGTTGACGTTTGTTTATCTCCTTACCTCTATCCTGTTCATCACAGAGATGATGCGATTGTGGTAGTCATTGATATTCTTCGCGCAACAACTGCCATGTGTGCCGCTTTTCACCATGGAGTAGATAAAATGATTCCCGTTGCAACCGTGGAGGAAGCTACCGAATACAAAAAACAAGGTTTTATGGTGGGTGCCGAAAGAAATGGCATTCCACTGGAAGGCTTCGATTTTGGAAATTCTCCTTTTAGTTATATGACCGAAAAAATAAAAGGTCAAACCATTGTTATTTCTACCACTAACGGAACGCAAGCGATTGAAGCGGCTCGTAATGCGCATCAAGTGGTAGTCGGTGCTTTTACAAATATTACTGCTTTATGCGATTATCTGGTTTCTCAAAATAGAAGTGTATTGCTTTTATGTTCCGGTTGGAAAAACCGTTTTAACTGGGAAGACAGTATTTTTGCAGGAGCTGTAACCACGCGTTTGTTTGAAGCGGGTTTGCACAATACCGGTGATGCCGCTAAAGCAATGTCATTCCTGTACGAACAATCACAAAAAAGTCAGATTAAATTTATTCGCAACTCTTCTCATGCCGAGCGCCTCGCTGCAATGGGCTTGAAAAAAGATATTAAATATTGTTTTCAGTTGGATCAAACCACTGCTATTCCTGTTTTACAAGGTAAATATTTAGTAAAACTCCCTTAA
- a CDS encoding CotH kinase family protein — translation MRKLFLVSTFALCSFFGKAQTFYDINTIQTIEINFSETNWDYLMDTAKAGFETNLMAQWVKINGVQFDSVGVRYKGNSTYNAAQVKNPLHIELNDFINQDYQGYTDIKLSNIGKDPSMVREVLGYSILRQYMAAPLSNYANVYINGTLIGIYASSESIADNFNENHFYSNSGTAFKCNPPAGAGPGTTDYPDLVYQGTDSTFYYDGYELKSNYGWADLIKLTDTLKNYTSNVEKILDVDRALWMLAFNNTIVNLDSYIGTFKQNYYLYRDETQRFNTTIWDLNESFGTFSMTGTISLSSTTAKQQMTHLLHSGDANWPLVQKLLAVPMYKRMYIAHMRTILSENFASGTYFTTAQNLQTLITPSVTADVNKFYTLSQFTSNLTTDVSSGMTSAPGLTNLMGARNTWLMAQTDFTYSTPTITGIAATTASPIMNNNDTILATVTNANINGVYLGYRYDVKDAFKRILMYDDGAHGDGAAADNVFGVEIPINASYVQYYIYAENNNAGMFSPQRAEYEYYTLYATISMMNAGDVTINELLAINTSTVTDPNGDFSDYIEFYNNTSSIVSMDNAYLSDDYTTPLKWAFPNNTTIAPGGYLIVWADSDTLQSGLHSNFKLSGTGEQVMLSYASGTIIDSVTYGAQTANTSYARCANGIGSFITHYPTYMSFNCLTGIDENDLDANIRLFPNPASIDLTISSDKEFETIEIYNTLSQLIFSVKVDETKSHALNISGLSNGIYFIKVDNKIVKKVSVNH, via the coding sequence ATGAGAAAATTATTCTTAGTAAGCACATTCGCACTATGTTCCTTTTTCGGAAAAGCACAAACATTTTACGACATCAATACGATTCAAACCATTGAAATTAATTTTTCAGAAACCAACTGGGATTATTTGATGGATACAGCCAAAGCGGGTTTCGAAACCAATTTGATGGCGCAATGGGTAAAAATAAATGGTGTTCAGTTCGACAGTGTCGGTGTACGTTACAAAGGAAATAGCACCTACAATGCAGCACAAGTTAAAAATCCATTACATATTGAATTGAATGATTTCATCAATCAAGATTATCAAGGATATACCGATATTAAATTAAGCAACATTGGCAAAGATCCATCCATGGTGAGAGAAGTGTTGGGCTACTCCATTTTGCGCCAGTACATGGCTGCACCGCTCTCTAATTATGCGAATGTATATATCAACGGAACATTGATAGGAATTTATGCCAGCTCAGAATCCATTGCAGATAATTTTAATGAGAATCATTTTTACTCCAACAGCGGAACGGCCTTTAAATGCAACCCACCGGCAGGAGCTGGTCCGGGCACAACCGATTACCCTGATTTAGTTTACCAAGGAACAGACAGCACATTTTACTATGATGGGTATGAATTAAAATCAAATTATGGTTGGGCTGATTTAATAAAACTAACCGACACCTTAAAAAACTACACCTCAAATGTAGAAAAGATATTAGATGTTGACAGAGCATTGTGGATGCTCGCATTTAACAATACGATTGTGAACTTGGATAGTTATATCGGAACATTTAAACAAAACTATTATTTGTACCGCGATGAAACACAACGTTTCAATACAACCATTTGGGATTTGAATGAATCGTTTGGAACCTTTAGCATGACGGGTACCATTTCACTTTCATCAACAACAGCAAAGCAACAAATGACACATCTATTGCATTCGGGTGATGCGAATTGGCCATTGGTTCAAAAGCTACTCGCTGTTCCAATGTACAAACGCATGTACATTGCACACATGCGAACCATCTTAAGTGAAAATTTTGCAAGTGGAACCTATTTTACAACGGCACAAAACTTACAAACATTGATTACTCCTTCCGTTACCGCTGATGTAAATAAATTCTATACATTAAGTCAGTTTACCAGCAATTTAACAACGGATGTGAGTTCTGGAATGACGAGCGCACCGGGATTAACAAATTTAATGGGTGCACGAAATACGTGGTTGATGGCACAAACGGACTTTACCTATTCAACACCAACCATTACTGGAATTGCAGCCACAACAGCTAGTCCAATCATGAATAACAACGACACCATTCTTGCAACCGTTACAAATGCAAATATCAATGGGGTTTATTTGGGTTATCGTTACGATGTAAAAGATGCTTTCAAACGTATATTAATGTATGATGATGGAGCTCATGGTGATGGTGCTGCAGCAGATAATGTATTTGGAGTAGAAATTCCAATCAATGCCTCCTATGTTCAATATTATATTTATGCAGAGAATAACAATGCAGGAATGTTTTCTCCACAACGAGCGGAGTATGAATATTACACTTTATATGCAACCATCAGCATGATGAATGCCGGAGATGTTACAATTAACGAATTGTTAGCAATTAACACATCTACGGTTACAGATCCCAATGGTGACTTTTCTGACTATATTGAATTTTACAATAACACTTCGAGTATTGTGAGCATGGACAATGCCTATTTATCGGATGATTATACAACTCCATTAAAATGGGCTTTCCCAAACAATACAACCATTGCTCCAGGCGGTTATTTAATTGTTTGGGCAGATAGTGATACGTTACAAAGTGGTTTGCATTCAAACTTTAAATTATCAGGAACTGGAGAACAAGTGATGTTATCTTACGCGAGTGGAACAATTATCGACAGTGTAACTTACGGAGCACAAACTGCAAATACATCGTATGCACGTTGTGCAAATGGAATCGGTTCCTTCATTACACATTATCCAACATATATGTCGTTTAACTGTTTAACAGGAATTGATGAAAATGATTTAGATGCGAATATTCGCTTATTTCCAAATCCTGCAAGTATCGACCTAACAATAAGTTCGGATAAAGAATTTGAAACTATTGAAATCTACAACACTTTATCACAACTGATCTTTTCAGTGAAAGTGGACGAAACAAAATCTCATGCACTTAACATTTCCGGTTTATCAAATGGAATTTATTTTATTAAAGTGGATAACAAGATTGTTAAGAAAGTGAGTGTTAACCACTAA
- a CDS encoding S1/P1 Nuclease, translated as MRKIIFVFLIVLLLFLLPNKPPAYSWGFYAHKKINRMAVFTLPEGMIGFYKQHIEYISEHAVDPDKRRYANEDEAPRHYIDIDHYGKYPFDSVPLWWKKAVAKYSEDTLKAYGIVPWHIEKMVYRLTEAFKEENLDLILHYSADLGHYIADAHVPLHTTENYNGQLTNQKGIHGFWESRIPEMKSEGYDYWVGRAKYIEKPINKAWDFVKASHAAVDSVLIFERELNAIYSPDKKYSFENRGNTVMKVYSKEYTEDYDRLLNGMVEHRMREAIISVGSLWYTAWVNAGKPDLNRFNDKDVSDSLKQANKISEELWKNGKSRDVKGHDD; from the coding sequence ATGCGTAAAATAATCTTCGTTTTTTTAATAGTACTCTTACTCTTTCTTCTTCCCAATAAGCCACCTGCTTATTCATGGGGATTTTATGCGCATAAAAAAATCAATCGCATGGCTGTATTTACCTTGCCGGAAGGAATGATTGGTTTTTACAAACAACACATCGAATACATTTCTGAACATGCTGTTGATCCAGATAAAAGAAGATATGCGAATGAAGATGAAGCCCCACGTCATTACATCGACATCGATCATTATGGAAAATATCCATTTGATTCCGTTCCGTTGTGGTGGAAAAAGGCAGTAGCTAAATATTCGGAAGATACACTCAAAGCTTACGGTATTGTTCCATGGCATATCGAAAAAATGGTCTACCGTTTAACTGAAGCATTTAAAGAAGAGAATTTGGATTTAATTCTACACTATTCTGCCGACCTCGGTCATTACATTGCTGATGCGCATGTTCCGCTTCATACAACTGAAAATTATAACGGACAATTAACCAATCAAAAAGGGATTCACGGCTTTTGGGAATCTCGAATTCCTGAAATGAAATCGGAAGGTTATGATTATTGGGTTGGTCGTGCAAAGTATATTGAAAAACCAATCAATAAAGCATGGGACTTTGTAAAAGCCAGTCATGCTGCCGTTGATTCGGTCTTAATTTTTGAAAGAGAACTCAATGCGATTTATTCCCCCGATAAAAAATATAGTTTTGAAAATCGCGGAAATACAGTCATGAAGGTATATTCAAAAGAATACACCGAAGATTATGATCGCTTGTTAAATGGTATGGTAGAGCATCGCATGCGTGAAGCCATTATTTCTGTTGGTAGTTTATGGTACACCGCTTGGGTAAATGCCGGCAAACCCGACCTAAATCGTTTCAACGATAAAGATGTTTCTGATTCCTTGAAACAAGCCAACAAGATTTCTGAAGAGCTTTGGAAAAATGGAAAGTCGAGAGATGTGAAGGGGCATGATGATTAA
- a CDS encoding periplasmic heavy metal sensor, producing the protein MNRTKLLTIAVIGLLLLNLGILGMMFFGKPAHPPMHPPHGGPNGEGPKQMIIERLHLDAAQQKDYELLVVDHRNKTDELHEASKKLHDELFSLLKGDTINKGHSDSLMLEVANNQKAIENLNFDHFNAIKKLCKGEQVEYFNELVNDLGRLFAPKGPRR; encoded by the coding sequence ATGAACAGAACGAAATTATTAACCATTGCGGTCATCGGCCTACTCCTATTGAACTTAGGAATATTGGGAATGATGTTCTTTGGAAAACCGGCTCATCCGCCCATGCATCCTCCACATGGCGGTCCGAATGGCGAAGGTCCAAAACAAATGATTATTGAGCGATTGCATTTGGATGCTGCTCAGCAAAAGGACTATGAATTATTAGTGGTAGACCACAGAAACAAAACCGATGAATTGCACGAAGCATCTAAAAAATTGCATGATGAATTATTTTCATTATTAAAAGGCGATACAATTAACAAAGGTCACAGTGATTCATTGATGTTGGAAGTCGCAAACAATCAAAAAGCAATTGAGAATTTAAATTTTGATCATTTTAATGCCATTAAGAAATTGTGCAAAGGAGAACAAGTTGAATATTTTAATGAGTTGGTGAATGATTTAGGGAGATTATTTGCTCCGAAAGGACCTAGAAGATAG
- a CDS encoding RNA polymerase sigma factor: MQSAPLPTFQEIYETYKNKVFNTVISYLQNQEDAEEVTQDVFVEVHRSINTFEGKSSLSTWIYRISINKSLDFIKSKNRKKRFAFMSSLFNDAGDLKHDSPDFYHPGVQLEQKENSTILFKAIHSLPENQKTAFILSKLEGLSYAEISEVMQLSVSSVESLLFRAKQNLQKELSNYYKS, from the coding sequence ATGCAGTCTGCTCCGCTTCCAACATTTCAGGAAATTTATGAAACGTATAAAAACAAAGTTTTTAATACCGTTATCTCCTATTTGCAGAATCAGGAAGATGCTGAAGAAGTAACGCAGGATGTATTTGTAGAAGTACATCGTTCTATCAACACCTTTGAAGGAAAATCCAGTTTAAGCACTTGGATTTACCGTATCTCCATCAACAAATCATTGGATTTTATTAAAAGCAAAAATCGTAAAAAAAGGTTTGCATTTATGAGTAGTTTGTTCAACGATGCAGGAGATTTAAAACATGATTCCCCCGATTTTTATCACCCTGGAGTTCAATTGGAACAGAAGGAGAATTCAACAATTCTGTTCAAAGCCATTCATTCCCTTCCAGAAAATCAAAAGACCGCATTTATCTTATCCAAGTTGGAAGGATTGAGTTATGCTGAGATTTCGGAAGTTATGCAGCTGAGTGTTTCCTCCGTGGAATCCCTTTTATTTAGGGCAAAACAGAATTTACAGAAGGAATTATCGAATTATTATAAAAGTTAG